Genomic DNA from Mesorhizobium sp. 131-2-1:
TGAAACTTATGTTTATCCTATCTTATCCGAGACTTAGATTCTCATAATATCCATTATGTTAAATAGTAAGGGCTCATCTGGTTACGGGAGGATGCCGGTAATTGTCACGCAAGGAGTCTGCATGAGCTCTGCAGAGGCCATGCAAATTCGCCGGCCGGGGTCAGCGACGCGATGGTCCCAGCGCTAATGAACGGAAAAGGGCTGTTCAATCAGATGCGGAGCCAACCCAGGTTCAGGCACGTAGGTCGGAGACGGAGTGCCCAAATTGGCGGCGTTAACACGCCATTCGTCGCGTCTGGGGATCTTGGTGAGCCCAACAGGGAATACGGTGACTTTGTCGTCCTGGATTCGCAGTCTGAGGAAGTGCCTGTGGCTGTCACGCCGCATCGAACTGAACGCGTCATTGTGGTTCATGTTCAGCCAGCGGGAGGTCACATACAGATAAACGCCAAATAGGGTGCCGGCGATCAAACCGCCAACCACGGTCATCTCGGCGCCATAAAGCCAGAACGACAAGCGTGGCCATGCTCCCAGATCGGCAAAGCGGCCGTTAAACCAGGATACGATGTCTGCAGTCAGTAGTACGCCAAGGCAATGCGCCAGCGCATTGACAGCTGAAACCAGCCAAATCTTCACCCCGCCACCTTCCTGCTTTCTCGTGTAGCCCCAGAACCCGGCAAAAAACAAAGCCGGCGCGATGTAGTAGATGTCTACGGGGAGGAAAGATCCGGCCAAGGCCACCAGCCAGTAAAGGCTTCCGAGCACCATGGCGAACGCAGGATTGTAAGCCGCAAAGCCGAAATTGCCAGCCAACATGGAAAGGCTTTCGGCTTTCGACGGGTAGACGGCTTCCCTACCCTGCCCGTCGGACCCTAGGGCCAGTTTCTTGATCTGGTTGTTCAGCCAAGTGTAGCCATCTGCCTTTCGATCCAGATCGACAGATGCTTCTACCTGATGGGTGGGATGCAGAAAGGCCCCTCCTCCACCGGAGGTGACAAATTGGGTGTTTCCGTCATCAGCAACATATCGGCTGTAGTGGTGCGTATCTCCGGACAGGACCAGGGAAACCGTAAGGCCCTTTTTTTGATTTAACGCTATCCATCCGATATAGCTCATGACGCTCAGGGCCCTATTTCCGGCCTGTCCGGTGTAGAGCCAGCCAGGCTCCGGCCCGCAGAGAATGATCTTGGCGTTGGGCGGCATCGCCTTAGCGATCTCTATAAAGTACTCCTTCTGCGGTTGGTCGACATCGTCGTCCAGCTGGGCGTCGATCGCCCACAGCCACCAATTATCCGTAAGCTGAACGGCGAAATAGCTCCGCCGCTGGTGCGTGCGCCATCCACCAAGGTGCATGTGGTCTTTTCGACAGAAAAGCGAAAGAAAGATGACGAGGCCATCGTACCAATCATGATTACCAGGCAGAGCAAAAACCGGCGGTCCTTTGATAAGACGCTGGTTAGGATCCGGGAACGCCCACTCATACGGGTCGCGTAGTTGCTTTTGGTACGTTTCGGGCGCTGCGCGGGGGTATACCTCGTCTCCCCCCATGAAAAGCATCTGTCCGCGCTTCAGCGAGTGGCCGTCAACCGAAAGCGTTTCCTGCGCGAGAAGCGAGGCAATCGCGTAGGTGGCGTCGAATCCGTCGCCCAGGTCGGCCACAAAATCGATCCAGACAGCGCCTTGGTCATCCGGATCCAAGGTCCACAGTTGCTCGTTATCCTTTCCCGGGAGGAACTGTTGGGCACGAGCTACCAGGTCTTCAGGCGGCACTGTGTCAAGGGCGGCGACGATCAACCGCCGATCAGCATACTGACCAAAAAGGTCTGAGAGTATGACCCGCCACATCAGGCGTAACAGCAGGGCTGGGTGGAACCAGCCAGTCATCTTGGGGTACTTAGAGAGGCCTCTAAGATCGGGTGGGACCGTCGGCATGCTCAGGCTCCGTGGAATCGTAGATAATCGACAGGTTCTAGGACATGCGCAGATAGCGGAAGCCTGGATTTATTAGGCCGCTCACTTGACGCCTGGATCCAACTCCAGAGTGTTGGCTCCATTAGGATCACCAGCTGCGGAAGCGTGAGGCCTCCGAGGGAAGGGCTTGTGAAAATCGTGTGGCGCGTAGGTTGCCGTAACGGTGTTCCCAGTGGTGCTTTTAAGCTCGCCGTTGGCAGGGAGGGACGATGGACCAAGGCCGACAGCCACCCCAATAACCACCATGCCAATCAATGCATTGCCCAGCGATTTGCGCATATTCCCCCCAAAGAAAACCCCGCATTATTGTGACGCCATTTTACAGGCTTCTACAAGACCATTCAGGCACTTGTCCCAGAAAGAAACGAATGGACTCTCATATTCGCACTGACGCACGAAACGGCCTCGCCAATTTGGGCATTTGCAGTATCCGATCCGCCGAGACCAGCAATGCACCGCGTCTCTAGCTTGGCGCGGATGACTTGCCTGGCATAAGGACCACGATGGCGGCCTCCTCTTCTTGCCAGAATTTGGGGCTCGCTACCCTGATATAGACTGCTGTTCAGGGGGCCTGCCAGGCAAAGGTCGTCACTCGGAACGACAGTTTCGAGCTGCCGCCCGAAAGCTTCAAAAGGTGTCGGACCTCCGACGCACGTATGCATTTTCACCCATGGGCCGAGGCGTCCTGATATCTAGAAGACCGTTGTAGGGGTCGATCTAACGGCCACAGCGTTCGACCATCTCATCTGCGATCGCCAGGAGACTATAGGCTTCGACCTTGCGGCTGACGGGTATAAGAAAGCTCGGCCGGCTTGGTCAGGTTCTCGGCCTCGACGGTACACCGCACTGCGCCGCTGACGTCCCCATCGTCGGGAAACAGCACGTCGACCTCGAAGAACTTCTCGCCGCGCTGATGACGGAACAGATCGCATGTCAGAGCGCCACGCTTGGTCGGTTTCCTTTTCGGC
This window encodes:
- a CDS encoding metallophosphoesterase, producing the protein MTGWFHPALLLRLMWRVILSDLFGQYADRRLIVAALDTVPPEDLVARAQQFLPGKDNEQLWTLDPDDQGAVWIDFVADLGDGFDATYAIASLLAQETLSVDGHSLKRGQMLFMGGDEVYPRAAPETYQKQLRDPYEWAFPDPNQRLIKGPPVFALPGNHDWYDGLVIFLSLFCRKDHMHLGGWRTHQRRSYFAVQLTDNWWLWAIDAQLDDDVDQPQKEYFIEIAKAMPPNAKIILCGPEPGWLYTGQAGNRALSVMSYIGWIALNQKKGLTVSLVLSGDTHHYSRYVADDGNTQFVTSGGGGAFLHPTHQVEASVDLDRKADGYTWLNNQIKKLALGSDGQGREAVYPSKAESLSMLAGNFGFAAYNPAFAMVLGSLYWLVALAGSFLPVDIYYIAPALFFAGFWGYTRKQEGGGVKIWLVSAVNALAHCLGVLLTADIVSWFNGRFADLGAWPRLSFWLYGAEMTVVGGLIAGTLFGVYLYVTSRWLNMNHNDAFSSMRRDSHRHFLRLRIQDDKVTVFPVGLTKIPRRDEWRVNAANLGTPSPTYVPEPGLAPHLIEQPFSVH